From a single Anomaloglossus baeobatrachus isolate aAnoBae1 chromosome 4, aAnoBae1.hap1, whole genome shotgun sequence genomic region:
- the LOC142302009 gene encoding asialoglycoprotein receptor 2-like isoform X1: protein MLGFLTLKSMCSYFKDRPVIITYGLLALSFILVIVLFVTVHSQNTKSDQKDLASRDDMVSVNNTVNSLVEKLKTVEFEAKKKTTCEIGWNLFEGKCYFFSNSQSNWFRARTMCVLKSADLVVINNENEQKFISGKKNQRTYWIGLTDAEAEGNWTWVDGSDYKISYKNWMPNEPNSYRGGEEDCGQVWKEGKWNDLDCHDRYQYAICEKKL from the exons ATGCTGGGATTCCTCACCCTCA AAAGCATGTGTTCATACTTTAAGGACAGACCGGTGATCATCACATACGGACTGCTGGCACTTTCATTTATCCTGGTTATTGTTCTCTTCGTAACTGTCCATTCTCAAA ATACCAAATCAGATCAGAAAGATCTGGCCAGCAGGGACGACATGGTCAGCGTCAACAACACTG TTAATTCGTTGGTTGAAAAACTGAAAACTGTAGAATTTGAAGCTAAAA AGAAAACCACCTGTGAGATTGGTTGGAATCTATTTGAAGGCAAATGCTACTTTTTTTCAAACAGTCAATCTAACTGGTTTAGAGCCCGGACCATGTGCGTCCTCAAGAGTGCTGACTTAGTTGTAATCAACAATGAAAATGAGCAG AAATttatcagtggaaaaaaaaaccagAGGACTTATTGGATTGGTCTAACCGATGCCGAGGCAGAAGGAAACTGGACATGGGTGGATGGAAGCGACTACAAAATATCCTATAA GAACTGGATGCCCAACGAGCCCAATAGTTATAGAGGAGGTGAAGAAGATTGTGGCCAAGTTTGGAAGGAAGGGAAATGGAATGACCTTGACTGCCATGATCGCTATCAGTATGCCATCTGTGAGAAGAAACTCTGA
- the LOC142302009 gene encoding asialoglycoprotein receptor 2-like isoform X2 — MDKLRPESMCSYFKDRPVIITYGLLALSFILVIVLFVTVHSQNTKSDQKDLASRDDMVSVNNTVNSLVEKLKTVEFEAKKKTTCEIGWNLFEGKCYFFSNSQSNWFRARTMCVLKSADLVVINNENEQKFISGKKNQRTYWIGLTDAEAEGNWTWVDGSDYKISYKNWMPNEPNSYRGGEEDCGQVWKEGKWNDLDCHDRYQYAICEKKL, encoded by the exons ATGGACAAGCTGAGACCGG AAAGCATGTGTTCATACTTTAAGGACAGACCGGTGATCATCACATACGGACTGCTGGCACTTTCATTTATCCTGGTTATTGTTCTCTTCGTAACTGTCCATTCTCAAA ATACCAAATCAGATCAGAAAGATCTGGCCAGCAGGGACGACATGGTCAGCGTCAACAACACTG TTAATTCGTTGGTTGAAAAACTGAAAACTGTAGAATTTGAAGCTAAAA AGAAAACCACCTGTGAGATTGGTTGGAATCTATTTGAAGGCAAATGCTACTTTTTTTCAAACAGTCAATCTAACTGGTTTAGAGCCCGGACCATGTGCGTCCTCAAGAGTGCTGACTTAGTTGTAATCAACAATGAAAATGAGCAG AAATttatcagtggaaaaaaaaaccagAGGACTTATTGGATTGGTCTAACCGATGCCGAGGCAGAAGGAAACTGGACATGGGTGGATGGAAGCGACTACAAAATATCCTATAA GAACTGGATGCCCAACGAGCCCAATAGTTATAGAGGAGGTGAAGAAGATTGTGGCCAAGTTTGGAAGGAAGGGAAATGGAATGACCTTGACTGCCATGATCGCTATCAGTATGCCATCTGTGAGAAGAAACTCTGA
- the LOC142302009 gene encoding asialoglycoprotein receptor 2-like isoform X3, whose protein sequence is MCSYFKDRPVIITYGLLALSFILVIVLFVTVHSQNTKSDQKDLASRDDMVSVNNTVNSLVEKLKTVEFEAKKKTTCEIGWNLFEGKCYFFSNSQSNWFRARTMCVLKSADLVVINNENEQKFISGKKNQRTYWIGLTDAEAEGNWTWVDGSDYKISYKNWMPNEPNSYRGGEEDCGQVWKEGKWNDLDCHDRYQYAICEKKL, encoded by the exons ATGTGTTCATACTTTAAGGACAGACCGGTGATCATCACATACGGACTGCTGGCACTTTCATTTATCCTGGTTATTGTTCTCTTCGTAACTGTCCATTCTCAAA ATACCAAATCAGATCAGAAAGATCTGGCCAGCAGGGACGACATGGTCAGCGTCAACAACACTG TTAATTCGTTGGTTGAAAAACTGAAAACTGTAGAATTTGAAGCTAAAA AGAAAACCACCTGTGAGATTGGTTGGAATCTATTTGAAGGCAAATGCTACTTTTTTTCAAACAGTCAATCTAACTGGTTTAGAGCCCGGACCATGTGCGTCCTCAAGAGTGCTGACTTAGTTGTAATCAACAATGAAAATGAGCAG AAATttatcagtggaaaaaaaaaccagAGGACTTATTGGATTGGTCTAACCGATGCCGAGGCAGAAGGAAACTGGACATGGGTGGATGGAAGCGACTACAAAATATCCTATAA GAACTGGATGCCCAACGAGCCCAATAGTTATAGAGGAGGTGAAGAAGATTGTGGCCAAGTTTGGAAGGAAGGGAAATGGAATGACCTTGACTGCCATGATCGCTATCAGTATGCCATCTGTGAGAAGAAACTCTGA